One part of the Acuticoccus sediminis genome encodes these proteins:
- a CDS encoding MarC family protein yields MGALLDIIQEQFIIMWVVIDPIGTLPVFVAVTAGMTAARRRKTAVKAILIAFCVLFGFLVVGQIVLEGLGLPLASFQIAGAIVLFMFAMHMIFGPGKPAEDLETEQGPDVAVFPLAMPSIASPGAMLTIVILTDNARFSVPHQTITAVLMAVVLAITLGIMLAAGPIMRVIGDTGAAIISRVMGLILAAVAVDAAIEGMRTIGIIPALAGS; encoded by the coding sequence GTGGGCGCACTGCTGGACATCATCCAGGAACAGTTCATCATCATGTGGGTGGTGATCGACCCGATCGGCACGCTGCCGGTGTTCGTCGCGGTCACCGCGGGGATGACCGCCGCCCGCCGCCGCAAGACGGCGGTGAAGGCGATCCTGATCGCCTTCTGCGTGCTGTTCGGCTTCCTCGTCGTCGGCCAGATCGTCCTGGAGGGGCTGGGCCTGCCGCTCGCCTCGTTCCAGATCGCCGGCGCGATCGTCCTCTTCATGTTCGCGATGCACATGATCTTCGGCCCGGGCAAGCCGGCGGAAGACCTCGAGACGGAGCAGGGACCGGACGTCGCCGTCTTCCCGCTCGCGATGCCGTCCATCGCATCCCCGGGCGCGATGCTCACCATCGTCATCCTCACCGACAACGCCCGCTTCTCGGTCCCGCACCAGACGATCACGGCGGTCCTGATGGCCGTCGTCCTGGCGATCACGCTCGGCATCATGCTGGCGGCCGGGCCGATCATGCGCGTCATCGGCGACACGGGCGCGGCGATCATCAGCCGCGTCATGGGGCTCATCCTCGCCGCCGTCGCCGTCGACGCGGCGATCGAGGGGATGCGCACGATCGGCATCATCCCCGCGCTCGCCGGGAGCTGA
- the rpoC gene encoding DNA-directed RNA polymerase subunit beta', whose translation MNQEVMNLFNTQAPTQTFDRIRISIASPEKIRSWSFGEIKKPETINYRTFKPERDGLFCARIFGPIKDYECLCGKYKRMKFKGVICEKCGVEVTLSRVRRERMGHIELAAPVAHIWFLKSLPSRIGLLLDMTLKDLERVLYFESYIVTDPGMVTEIKRGQLLSEDEFLDLQDTHGETFTALIGAEAIRELLLQLDLPRESEQLRKEIAESTSELKPKKLAKRLKIVDSFLESGNRPEWMIMTVIPVIPPDLRPLVPLDGGRFATSDLNDLYRRVINRNNRLKRLIELRAPDIIIRNEKRMLQESVDALFDNGRRGRVITGANKRPLKSLSDMLKGKQGRFRQNLLGKRVDYSGRSVIVVGPELKLHQCGLPKKMALELFKPFIYSRLDAKGYSSTVKQAKKLVEKEKPEVWDILDEVIREHPVLLNRAPTLHRLGIQAFEPKLIEGKAIQLHPLVCTAFNADFDGDQMAVHVPLSLEAQLEARTLMMSTNNILHPANGQPIIVPSQDIVLGLYYLSIMSEKEPGEGMTFGSINELQHALDAKVVTVHSKVKVRYKTVDEDGNPISQIHETTPGRALIGDLLPRSTKVPFDICNQLMTKKNISKMIDAVYRGTGQKETVIFCDRVMNLGFTNAFKAGISFGKDDMVIPDSKYTTVAETAELAKEFEQQYFDGLITQGEKYNKVIDAWAKCTDKVAAAMMEKISAVEKDAETGRTKQMNSVYMMSHSGARGSPTQMRQLAAMRGLMAKPSGEIIETPITSNFKEGLTVLEYFNSTHGARKGLADTALKTANSGYLTRRLVDVAQDAIISEVDCGSTRGITMEPIVDAGQVIATLGSRVLGRTAAEDVHEPGTGELIAKAGTLLDEKDVEAIEAARVQSLKIRSVLTCETRNGVCAACYGRDLARGTPVNMGEAVGVIAAQSIGEPGTQLTMRTFHVGGTAQVVDSSFIESSFEGTIKVKNRNVVRDSDGNLMVMGRNVQVAVIDADNTERASYKLTYGAKLHVDDGDSIKRGQRIAEWDPYTRPILTEVDGVVDFEDLVDGISVSEAADEATGITKRIVTDWRTHTRGSSLRPAVVVKDGSGNLVKLPRGGEARYLLSVDTVLSVDTGGKVHAGDVLARIPLESAKTRDITGGLPRVAELFEARRPKDNAVIAEMDGTIRFGKDFKNKRRIIIDPPADSGLEPIEYMVPKGKHIHLQDGDPIEKGDYILDGNPAPHDILAIHGVEALAAYLVNEIQGVYRLQGVGINDKHIEVIVRQMLQKVQITDPGDSDLLVNEEIDRQELQELNDDLLADGKKPASGDPVLLGITKASLQTRSFISAASFQETTRVLTEAAVSGKADQLEGLKENVIVGRLIPAGTGGMINRIREIAAKRDDLIAEAERAAQGASEGAQMIEDMRQVEPGE comes from the coding sequence ATGAACCAGGAAGTGATGAACCTGTTCAACACGCAGGCGCCCACGCAGACGTTCGACCGGATCCGGATCTCCATCGCGAGCCCCGAGAAGATCCGCTCGTGGTCCTTCGGCGAGATCAAGAAGCCGGAGACCATCAACTACCGCACCTTCAAGCCGGAGCGGGACGGCCTGTTCTGCGCGCGCATCTTCGGTCCCATCAAGGACTACGAGTGCCTGTGCGGCAAGTACAAGCGGATGAAGTTCAAGGGCGTCATCTGCGAGAAGTGCGGCGTCGAGGTGACGCTGAGCCGCGTGCGCCGCGAGCGCATGGGCCACATCGAGCTCGCCGCCCCGGTCGCGCACATCTGGTTCCTGAAGTCGCTTCCGTCGCGCATCGGCCTTCTGCTCGACATGACGCTGAAGGACCTCGAGCGCGTCCTCTACTTCGAGTCCTACATCGTCACCGACCCGGGCATGGTCACCGAGATCAAGCGCGGCCAGCTCTTGTCGGAGGACGAGTTCCTCGACCTGCAGGACACCCACGGCGAGACCTTCACCGCGCTGATCGGCGCCGAGGCGATCCGCGAGCTGCTCCTGCAGCTCGACCTTCCGCGCGAGTCCGAGCAGCTGCGCAAGGAGATCGCGGAGTCGACCTCCGAGCTGAAGCCCAAGAAGCTCGCCAAGCGGCTGAAGATCGTCGATTCATTCCTCGAGTCGGGCAACCGTCCCGAGTGGATGATCATGACGGTCATCCCGGTCATCCCGCCGGACCTGCGCCCGCTGGTTCCGCTCGACGGCGGCCGGTTCGCGACGTCGGACCTCAACGACCTGTACCGCCGCGTCATCAACCGTAACAACCGCCTGAAGCGCCTCATCGAGCTGCGCGCGCCGGACATCATCATCCGCAACGAGAAGCGGATGCTGCAGGAGTCCGTGGACGCGCTGTTCGACAACGGCCGCCGCGGCCGCGTCATCACGGGTGCCAACAAGCGCCCGCTGAAGTCGCTGTCGGACATGCTGAAGGGCAAGCAGGGCCGGTTCCGCCAGAACCTGCTCGGCAAGCGCGTCGACTACTCGGGCCGTTCGGTGATCGTGGTGGGTCCGGAGCTGAAGCTCCACCAGTGCGGCCTGCCGAAGAAGATGGCGCTCGAGCTGTTCAAGCCGTTCATCTACTCGCGCCTCGACGCGAAGGGCTACTCGTCCACGGTGAAGCAGGCGAAGAAGCTCGTCGAGAAGGAGAAGCCCGAGGTCTGGGATATCCTCGACGAGGTGATCCGCGAGCACCCGGTGCTGCTCAACCGCGCGCCGACGCTCCACCGCCTCGGCATCCAGGCGTTCGAGCCCAAGCTCATCGAGGGCAAGGCGATCCAGCTTCACCCGCTGGTCTGCACCGCCTTCAACGCGGACTTCGACGGCGACCAGATGGCCGTGCACGTTCCCCTCTCGCTGGAAGCCCAGCTCGAGGCGCGCACGCTCATGATGTCGACGAACAACATCCTGCACCCGGCCAACGGTCAGCCGATCATCGTGCCGTCGCAGGACATCGTTCTCGGCCTCTACTACCTGTCGATCATGTCCGAGAAGGAGCCGGGCGAGGGGATGACCTTCGGGTCCATCAACGAGCTGCAGCACGCCCTCGACGCCAAGGTCGTGACCGTCCACTCGAAGGTGAAGGTCCGCTACAAGACGGTCGACGAGGACGGCAACCCGATCTCGCAGATCCACGAGACGACCCCGGGCCGCGCGCTGATCGGCGATCTGCTGCCGCGCTCGACGAAGGTGCCGTTCGACATCTGCAACCAGCTGATGACGAAGAAGAACATCTCCAAGATGATCGATGCCGTGTACCGCGGCACCGGTCAGAAGGAGACGGTCATCTTCTGCGACCGCGTGATGAACCTCGGCTTCACCAACGCGTTCAAGGCCGGCATCTCGTTCGGCAAGGACGACATGGTGATCCCGGACTCCAAGTACACCACGGTCGCCGAGACCGCGGAGCTGGCGAAGGAGTTCGAGCAGCAGTACTTCGACGGCCTGATCACCCAGGGCGAGAAGTACAACAAGGTCATCGACGCCTGGGCGAAGTGCACCGACAAGGTGGCCGCCGCGATGATGGAGAAGATCTCCGCCGTCGAGAAGGACGCCGAGACCGGGCGCACCAAGCAGATGAACTCGGTCTACATGATGAGCCACTCGGGTGCCCGTGGCTCGCCGACCCAGATGCGTCAGCTCGCGGCGATGCGCGGCCTCATGGCCAAACCGTCGGGCGAGATCATCGAGACCCCGATCACGTCGAACTTCAAAGAGGGCCTCACCGTTCTCGAGTACTTCAACTCGACGCACGGTGCGCGTAAGGGCCTCGCCGACACCGCGCTCAAGACCGCGAACTCGGGTTACCTCACCCGCCGTCTCGTGGACGTGGCGCAGGACGCGATCATCTCCGAGGTGGACTGCGGCTCGACCCGCGGCATCACCATGGAGCCGATCGTCGACGCCGGTCAGGTCATCGCGACGCTGGGCAGCCGCGTCCTCGGCCGCACCGCGGCGGAAGACGTGCACGAGCCGGGCACGGGCGAGCTGATCGCCAAGGCCGGCACGCTGCTCGACGAGAAGGACGTCGAGGCCATCGAGGCCGCGCGCGTCCAGTCGCTGAAGATCCGCTCGGTGCTGACCTGCGAGACCCGCAACGGCGTGTGCGCGGCCTGCTACGGCCGTGACCTGGCCCGCGGTACGCCGGTCAACATGGGCGAGGCCGTCGGCGTCATCGCGGCGCAGTCGATCGGCGAGCCGGGCACGCAGCTCACCATGCGTACCTTCCACGTCGGCGGTACGGCGCAGGTGGTCGACTCGTCCTTCATCGAGTCCTCCTTCGAGGGCACGATCAAGGTGAAGAACCGCAACGTCGTGCGCGACTCGGACGGCAACCTGATGGTCATGGGCCGCAACGTGCAGGTGGCGGTCATCGACGCGGACAACACCGAGCGGGCGAGCTACAAGCTCACCTACGGTGCCAAGCTCCACGTTGACGACGGCGACAGCATCAAGCGCGGCCAGCGCATCGCCGAGTGGGACCCATACACCCGCCCGATCCTCACCGAGGTCGACGGTGTGGTGGACTTCGAGGACCTGGTGGACGGTATCTCCGTCTCCGAGGCGGCGGACGAGGCGACGGGTATCACCAAGCGCATCGTCACCGACTGGCGCACCCACACGCGTGGCTCCTCGCTGCGTCCGGCGGTCGTCGTGAAGGACGGTTCAGGCAACCTGGTGAAGCTGCCGCGCGGCGGCGAGGCCCGGTACCTGTTGTCCGTGGACACGGTCCTGTCGGTCGACACCGGCGGCAAGGTCCACGCCGGTGACGTGCTCGCCCGTATCCCGCTCGAGAGCGCCAAGACGCGTGACATCACCGGTGGTCTGCCGCGCGTCGCCGAGCTCTTCGAGGCCCGTCGTCCGAAGGACAACGCGGTCATCGCGGAGATGGACGGCACGATCCGCTTCGGCAAGGATTTCAAGAACAAGCGTCGGATCATCATCGATCCGCCGGCGGACTCCGGCCTCGAGCCGATCGAGTACATGGTCCCGAAGGGCAAGCACATTCACCTTCAGGACGGCGACCCGATCGAGAAGGGCGACTACATCCTCGACGGCAACCCGGCGCCGCACGACATCCTGGCGATCCACGGCGTGGAGGCGCTCGCCGCCTACCTCGTCAACGAGATCCAGGGCGTCTACCGGCTCCAGGGCGTGGGCATCAACGACAAGCACATCGAGGTGATTGTCCGGCAGATGCTCCAGAAGGTGCAGATCACCGATCCGGGCGATTCGGACCTTCTGGTCAACGAGGAGATCGACCGTCAGGAGCTGCAGGAGCTGAACGACGACCTGCTCGCGGACGGCAAGAAGCCGGCCTCGGGCGATCCGGTTCTGCTCGGCATCACCAAGGCTTCGCTGCAGACCCGCTCGTTCATCTCCGCGGCATCGTTCCAGGAGACGACGCGCGTGCTCACCGAGGCGGCCGTCTCCGGCAAGGCCGACCAGCTGGAAGGCCTCAAGGAGAACGTCATCGTCGGTCGTCTGATCCCGGCGGGTACCGGCGGCATGATCAACCGCATCCGCGAGATCGCCGCCAAGCGCGACGACCTCATCGCGGAAGCGGAGCGGGCCGCGCAGGGCGCCTCCGAGGGCGCGCAGATGATCGAGGACATGCGTCAGGTCGAGCCGGGCGAATAG